A genomic region of Streptomyces sp. R33 contains the following coding sequences:
- a CDS encoding phosphoribosyltransferase yields MSDAVRENLNYEGFGRAVRELAQTIADDGYEPDIILSIARGGVFVAGGLAYALDCKNIHLVNVEFYTGVGTTLEMPVMLAPVPEAIDFTDKKVLIADDVADTGKTLKLVHDFCLGHVAEVRSAVIYEKSHSLVKCEYVWKKTDEWINFPWSVEPPVVKREGQVLDA; encoded by the coding sequence ATGAGTGACGCAGTACGCGAGAACCTGAACTACGAGGGCTTCGGGCGCGCCGTCCGCGAACTCGCGCAGACCATCGCCGACGACGGCTACGAGCCCGACATCATCCTGAGCATCGCCCGCGGTGGCGTCTTCGTCGCCGGCGGTCTGGCGTACGCGCTCGACTGCAAGAACATCCACCTGGTGAACGTGGAGTTCTACACGGGTGTCGGGACCACGCTGGAGATGCCGGTCATGCTGGCGCCCGTGCCCGAGGCGATCGACTTCACCGACAAGAAGGTCCTCATCGCCGATGACGTGGCCGACACCGGCAAGACGCTGAAGCTCGTCCACGACTTCTGCTTGGGCCACGTCGCCGAGGTCCGGTCCGCCGTGATCTACGAGAAGTCGCACTCGCTCGTGAAGTGCGAGTACGTGTGGAAGAAGACCGACGAGTGGATCAACTTCCCGTGGTCGGTCGAGCCGCCCGTCGTGAAGCGTGAGGGTCAGGTTCTCGACGCCTGA
- the dcd gene encoding dCTP deaminase, with protein sequence MLLSDKDIRAEIDSGRVRIDPFEESMVQPSSIDVRLDRFFRVFENHRYAHIDPATEQPDLTRMVEPEGDEAFILHPGEFVLASTYEVISLPEDIASRLEGKSSLGRLGLVTHSTAGFIDPGFSGHVTLELSNLATLPIKLWPGMKIGQLCMFRLSSPAEFPYGSERYGSRYQGQRGPTASRSFQNFHRTQVRHDA encoded by the coding sequence GTGCTTCTCTCTGACAAAGACATCCGGGCCGAGATCGACAGCGGACGGGTTCGCATCGACCCGTTCGAGGAATCGATGGTGCAGCCCTCCAGCATCGATGTACGTCTCGACCGCTTCTTCCGGGTGTTCGAGAACCACCGCTACGCCCACATCGACCCCGCCACCGAGCAGCCGGATCTGACCCGGATGGTCGAGCCGGAGGGCGACGAGGCGTTCATCCTGCACCCGGGGGAGTTCGTACTCGCCTCGACGTACGAGGTGATCTCGCTGCCCGAGGACATCGCCTCCAGACTGGAGGGGAAGTCCAGCCTGGGCCGCCTGGGGCTGGTGACGCATTCGACCGCCGGGTTCATCGACCCCGGGTTCTCGGGGCACGTCACGCTCGAGCTGTCGAACCTCGCCACCCTCCCGATCAAGCTGTGGCCCGGGATGAAGATCGGGCAGCTGTGCATGTTCCGGCTCAGCTCGCCCGCCGAGTTCCCGTACGGGAGCGAGCGGTACGGATCGCGGTACCAGGGCCAGCGCGGCCCGACGGCCTCGCGCTCCTTCCAGAACTTCCACCGCACCCAGGTGAGGCACGACGCATGA
- a CDS encoding DUF3631 domain-containing protein, with amino-acid sequence MWGSPHPGGPAGRRRRWRGHERTNRARGDIAALRAVRDRLAAWLRPRGKEAMGLMPVAVPVEDRAADTWEPLVIVADLAGGDWPERARTACRVLTAYEAAQDQDNSLHTRILVDIRRVFAACGNPAALPTRTILGMPNRDEEAPWADVGAQGLCPRHLQLLLKPYDIGSSTRRFPEGIRPRASPAPSSPTPGTGTARPKPRRSPPGPPPSGRRPCPFRSKQVCPRKHTRVVQ; translated from the coding sequence TTGTGGGGATCACCTCACCCGGGCGGCCCGGCCGGACGGCGGCGCCGGTGGCGCGGGCACGAGCGCACGAACCGCGCCCGCGGCGACATCGCCGCTCTGCGCGCGGTACGCGACCGCCTCGCCGCGTGGCTGCGCCCGCGCGGCAAGGAGGCCATGGGGCTGATGCCCGTCGCCGTGCCGGTGGAGGACCGGGCCGCGGACACCTGGGAGCCTCTGGTCATCGTCGCCGACCTCGCCGGAGGGGACTGGCCCGAGCGTGCCCGGACCGCCTGCCGCGTGTTGACCGCGTACGAAGCCGCCCAGGACCAGGACAACTCGCTGCACACCCGCATCCTGGTCGACATCCGCCGCGTCTTCGCCGCCTGCGGCAATCCGGCCGCCCTGCCGACCAGGACGATCCTCGGCATGCCCAACCGCGACGAGGAAGCACCGTGGGCAGACGTCGGCGCCCAGGGCCTGTGCCCGCGTCACCTGCAGTTGCTGCTGAAGCCCTACGACATCGGCTCCTCCACGCGCCGCTTCCCCGAGGGAATCCGGCCAAGGGCTTCACCCGCACCCAGTTCACCGACGCCTGGGACCGGTACTGCCCGCCCGAAACCCCGCCGGAGCCCTCCGGGGCCGCCGCCATCAGGGCGGCGGCCATGTCCCTTCCGGAGCAAGCAGGTGTGCCCCCGGAAGCACACCCGGGTCGTTCAGTGA
- a CDS encoding NUDIX domain-containing protein, translating into MKERVRAVLVTADDTMLVIRRTKPDIPPYWVLPGGGVEPGDESREAALHREIHEEIAGKADIVRLLHTMETDDERQLFYLARIATWSFEDRTGPEFSAEGRGEYALEEIPLTVEGLDGIDLKPEEMAHVLRGAISAGTLALLSH; encoded by the coding sequence ATGAAGGAACGAGTCCGCGCCGTCCTCGTCACCGCCGACGACACGATGCTGGTCATCCGCCGAACCAAGCCCGACATCCCCCCGTACTGGGTGCTCCCGGGCGGCGGAGTCGAGCCCGGCGACGAGTCCCGGGAGGCCGCACTCCACCGGGAGATCCACGAGGAGATCGCGGGGAAGGCCGACATCGTCCGACTCCTCCACACGATGGAGACCGACGACGAGCGCCAGCTCTTCTACCTCGCCCGCATCGCGACCTGGTCCTTCGAGGACCGCACCGGCCCCGAGTTCAGCGCCGAAGGCCGGGGCGAGTACGCACTGGAGGAGATCCCGCTGACCGTCGAAGGCCTCGACGGCATCGACCTCAAGCCCGAGGAAATGGCCCACGTCCTGCGGGGCGCCATCAGCGCCGGGACTCTCGCCCTGCTCAGTCACTGA
- a CDS encoding MerR family DNA-binding transcriptional regulator, producing MGRVAELAGVSVRTLHHYDEIGLVRPSARTVAGYRAYSAGDVERLREVLAYRRLGFGLREVAELVGDPSTDAVAHLRRLRGLQLERRDRADAMVAAIDRELEARAKGRKVTPEEQLEMLGARLYDAIGGAYTATRRTEPRIAAQIWDALGDAQTVLNVGAGTGSYEPADRDVTAVEPSAVMRGQRPAGSAPCVAAAAESLPFEDHSFDVAMAVSTVHYWGDQIAGLREMRRVARRVVVLTFDTDEPGWQDRFWLTRDYLPEFAAVLAEFPSLAGMADAIGARAEPVPIPWDCADGLFEAYWRRPGAYLEDHVRRAMSVWARVGPEAEQRAVRSLSDDLGSGRWAERNSDLADLDAADLGLRLLVA from the coding sequence GTGGGACGCGTGGCCGAGCTGGCCGGCGTGAGCGTCCGCACGCTGCATCACTATGACGAGATCGGGCTCGTCCGGCCGTCGGCGCGGACCGTGGCCGGATACCGGGCCTATTCGGCGGGTGACGTGGAGCGGCTGCGGGAGGTGCTGGCCTATCGGCGGCTGGGCTTCGGGCTGCGGGAGGTTGCGGAACTGGTCGGCGACCCGTCCACCGACGCGGTCGCGCACCTGCGCCGATTGCGCGGCCTGCAGCTGGAGCGGCGTGATCGCGCTGACGCCATGGTGGCGGCCATCGACAGGGAACTTGAGGCACGGGCGAAGGGACGGAAGGTGACACCGGAGGAGCAACTGGAGATGCTCGGTGCACGCCTGTACGACGCGATCGGCGGCGCCTACACCGCGACGCGGCGTACCGAGCCGCGGATCGCCGCGCAGATCTGGGACGCGCTCGGGGACGCGCAGACGGTGCTGAACGTCGGGGCCGGCACCGGCTCCTACGAGCCTGCTGATCGCGACGTGACCGCGGTGGAGCCATCAGCGGTCATGCGGGGGCAGCGGCCTGCGGGCTCGGCGCCGTGCGTGGCCGCCGCCGCGGAGAGCCTGCCGTTCGAGGATCACTCCTTCGACGTCGCGATGGCCGTCTCCACCGTTCACTACTGGGGGGACCAGATAGCGGGGCTGCGTGAGATGCGGCGCGTGGCCCGCCGCGTGGTGGTGCTCACGTTCGATACCGACGAGCCCGGATGGCAGGACCGGTTCTGGCTGACCCGCGACTATCTGCCCGAGTTCGCCGCCGTCCTCGCAGAATTTCCCTCGCTTGCCGGGATGGCCGACGCGATCGGCGCCCGTGCTGAGCCGGTGCCCATCCCGTGGGACTGCGCTGACGGCCTGTTCGAGGCGTACTGGCGCCGACCGGGGGCGTATCTGGAGGATCACGTGCGCCGTGCGATGTCGGTGTGGGCGAGGGTCGGACCGGAGGCCGAGCAACGGGCGGTACGAAGCCTCAGCGACGACCTCGGCTCCGGCCGGTGGGCCGAGCGCAACAGCGACCTCGCCGACCTCGACGCGGCAGATCTAGGTCTCCGCCTGCTCGTGGCTTGA
- a CDS encoding cupin domain-containing protein yields MTIKDIGPEPQSFDLEKATLENTNYRAVAWSGKYLQLTLMSIPVGEEIGLEAHPETDQFLRLDAGRGRVQMGRTKDRLDFDREVEDGWAICVPAGTWHNVTNIGDETLQLYAVYAPVHHASGKIHATAADAERDEDSGNDEPPSWSVQPAQQPSDEHA; encoded by the coding sequence ATGACCATCAAGGACATCGGGCCGGAACCTCAAAGCTTCGACCTTGAGAAGGCGACGCTCGAGAACACGAACTATCGCGCGGTCGCCTGGTCTGGGAAGTACCTTCAGTTGACCCTCATGTCGATCCCGGTGGGTGAGGAAATCGGTTTGGAGGCGCACCCGGAGACTGACCAGTTCCTACGACTCGACGCAGGCCGGGGCCGCGTCCAGATGGGCCGCACGAAGGATCGACTCGACTTCGACAGGGAGGTCGAGGATGGCTGGGCAATCTGCGTGCCCGCCGGCACTTGGCACAACGTCACCAACATCGGTGACGAGACCCTGCAGCTCTACGCCGTATACGCGCCGGTCCACCACGCGTCGGGCAAGATCCATGCGACAGCCGCCGACGCGGAGCGCGACGAGGACTCAGGCAACGACGAGCCGCCAAGCTGGTCGGTCCAGCCTGCCCAGCAGCCATCGGACGAGCACGCCTGA
- a CDS encoding sensor histidine kinase: protein MTAAEARARRLRRRLTALFTLTSAAGLIALAAFAIRTDDDSWRNRLDDALNLQTSRAIPLLGTDEKGKLDVRALEEGIETECPLLTVVATTATKPTIVYRPRRACVGPRNEDIEEAAAAAVKEGEAIATDALSEEGQEIRLVAEPYTAADGAAPEGALVAAADMSADQAAHRRLTLLLIGGCAGLVALSAAAGHLLSGRAIRPALTALRQQEEFLADAAHDLRTPAASLRILAETALRDDASRDAALERTVRLADRMGDLIDGLLTRARMAAGVSAPDRQPMRLDQLVEAVVDDTETGGHRVAVRTEPVVVVADPDLLRRAVANLLGNALVHGHAPGRPAEVELTVTADGTLTVDDAGPGVPRELADSLFQRFRSGSASGSSGLGLSIASWVAHAHGGTLDVTTSPHGGARFTLHLEPRTK, encoded by the coding sequence ATGACGGCCGCCGAGGCCCGCGCCCGGCGGCTGCGCCGACGGCTCACCGCTCTGTTCACCCTGACCAGCGCGGCCGGGCTGATCGCCCTCGCGGCGTTCGCCATCCGCACCGACGACGACTCCTGGCGCAACCGGCTCGACGACGCACTCAACCTCCAGACCAGCCGGGCGATCCCGCTGCTGGGCACCGACGAGAAAGGCAAACTCGACGTCCGGGCCCTGGAAGAAGGGATCGAGACCGAGTGTCCACTGCTCACCGTGGTGGCCACGACGGCGACCAAGCCCACCATCGTCTACCGGCCGCGCCGGGCCTGCGTAGGGCCGCGGAACGAGGACATCGAGGAGGCGGCCGCCGCAGCCGTGAAGGAGGGCGAGGCGATCGCCACGGACGCCCTGAGCGAGGAAGGCCAGGAGATCCGGCTGGTTGCCGAGCCTTACACGGCAGCCGACGGTGCGGCACCGGAGGGCGCGCTGGTCGCCGCAGCGGACATGTCCGCGGACCAGGCCGCGCACCGTCGGCTGACGCTGCTCCTGATCGGCGGCTGCGCCGGCCTGGTGGCGCTGTCCGCCGCGGCCGGACACCTGCTCTCCGGACGCGCGATCCGACCCGCGCTGACGGCACTGCGCCAGCAGGAGGAGTTCCTCGCTGATGCGGCCCATGACCTGCGGACCCCGGCAGCCTCGCTGCGCATCCTCGCGGAGACCGCGCTGCGCGACGACGCCAGCCGGGACGCCGCGCTGGAAAGGACCGTGCGGCTGGCGGACCGGATGGGCGACCTCATCGACGGCCTGCTCACCCGCGCCCGGATGGCGGCGGGCGTCAGCGCCCCGGACCGCCAGCCCATGCGCCTGGACCAGCTCGTCGAAGCCGTCGTCGACGACACCGAGACCGGCGGGCACCGCGTGGCCGTACGCACCGAACCGGTCGTCGTGGTCGCGGACCCCGACCTCCTGCGGCGGGCGGTGGCCAACCTGCTCGGCAACGCCCTCGTCCACGGCCACGCCCCCGGCCGGCCTGCGGAGGTCGAGCTCACCGTGACCGCCGACGGCACGCTGACCGTCGACGACGCAGGGCCGGGGGTACCCCGGGAACTGGCCGACTCGCTCTTCCAGCGTTTCCGCAGCGGCTCCGCCTCCGGCTCCAGCGGCCTCGGCCTCTCCATCGCCTCCTGGGTCGCCCACGCCCACGGCGGCACCCTCGACGTCACCACCAGCCCACACGGCGGCGCCCGCTTCACCCTCCACCTCGAGCCACGGACGAAGTAG
- a CDS encoding response regulator transcription factor, with the protein MRVLVVEDDGDLRFAVSAALRSEGLAVDEVADLPAADEALFVTEYDCVVFDRTLPSGDAIDYVDKLRRAGRTVPVLFLTARDTVADRVAGFAVGGDDYLVKPFAVPELVARVHNLCRRAGAARPPVQRIADLEIDTARRQVHRGGVLLILTRKEFAVLELLAARADQAVPRGELIEKCWDEMAEPSSNVVEVLVSQLRRKLGDPPLIHTVRGVGYRLAPLTTGRA; encoded by the coding sequence GTGCGAGTACTGGTGGTCGAGGACGACGGCGATCTCCGGTTCGCGGTGTCCGCGGCGCTGCGCTCCGAAGGGCTGGCCGTCGACGAGGTCGCTGATCTGCCGGCCGCCGACGAGGCACTTTTCGTCACCGAGTACGACTGTGTGGTGTTCGACCGGACCCTGCCCTCCGGAGACGCCATCGACTACGTGGACAAGCTGCGGCGCGCCGGGCGGACCGTTCCGGTGCTGTTCCTCACGGCCCGCGACACCGTCGCCGACCGGGTCGCGGGGTTCGCCGTAGGCGGCGACGACTACCTGGTCAAGCCGTTCGCCGTGCCCGAGCTGGTGGCCCGGGTGCACAACCTGTGCCGGCGGGCGGGGGCAGCCCGGCCACCGGTGCAGCGCATCGCCGACCTGGAGATCGACACCGCCCGTCGGCAGGTGCACCGGGGCGGCGTGCTGCTGATCCTGACCCGCAAGGAGTTCGCGGTGCTGGAACTCCTCGCCGCCCGGGCGGACCAGGCCGTACCGCGCGGCGAGCTGATCGAGAAGTGCTGGGACGAGATGGCCGAGCCGAGCTCCAACGTCGTCGAGGTACTGGTCTCCCAACTCCGCCGCAAGCTCGGCGACCCACCGCTGATCCACACCGTCCGAGGCGTGGGCTACCGCCTGGCACCCCTCACCACCGGCCGCGCATGA
- a CDS encoding alpha/beta hydrolase, which produces MNHPVLKRGSLILALAALAATALAGCGPAGDDARPPASGAESVDPAGQHELQGFYRQKLSWTRCGELQCATLTVPMDYAHPEDGRTFTLPLAKAVTADPAGRIGSLVFNPGGPGESGVDQLKSGGLSSFSERARARFDIVGFDPRGVAGSKPAVDCGSSDSAAEDQPTSGAGDTSTSLYPKTDAERHAALTDAERQAAACKDRSGAILPHVGTLDAARDMDVLRAALGDDKLTYLGWSYGTYLGTVYGELFPRRVRALVLDAAADPALDWSEAALQQATGFRKSVEDYAGQCASVVGDACPAATPDGIRTVITDLYARVSKRPLRIKGTEERLDQAMLHTAVSMSMYSPESQWQPLSEALRAAQQGDGTKLAEIADPGISAQDESSDSSDSSGSGPGATDDQPPGNSSDALIAVNCLDQPHPRDPQPYWDLLDRANREAGAFGTSGVLAELICKDWPAGPQKPHRVQAEGLPPALVVGTTGDPATPYEWSKNLAAQLPGGMLLTFRGPGHTAYGRSACVTDAVDAYLLDLKPVPDGKTC; this is translated from the coding sequence ATGAACCACCCGGTCCTCAAGCGCGGCAGCCTGATCCTGGCCCTGGCCGCACTCGCCGCGACGGCACTCGCCGGCTGCGGCCCGGCCGGTGATGACGCACGCCCGCCCGCCTCCGGCGCCGAATCCGTCGATCCTGCCGGGCAGCACGAGCTGCAGGGCTTCTACCGGCAGAAGCTGTCCTGGACGCGATGCGGGGAGCTGCAGTGCGCCACGCTGACCGTCCCCATGGACTACGCACACCCCGAGGACGGCCGGACGTTCACCCTGCCGCTGGCCAAGGCCGTCACGGCGGATCCCGCCGGGCGCATCGGTTCGCTCGTCTTCAACCCCGGAGGCCCGGGCGAATCCGGGGTCGACCAGCTGAAATCCGGTGGGCTGTCGTCCTTCAGCGAGCGGGCCCGCGCCCGCTTCGACATCGTCGGCTTCGATCCGCGCGGCGTGGCCGGCAGCAAGCCGGCCGTCGACTGCGGGTCCTCGGACTCCGCCGCCGAGGACCAGCCGACATCCGGCGCCGGCGACACGTCGACGAGTCTGTATCCGAAGACCGACGCCGAACGTCACGCCGCCCTCACCGACGCCGAACGCCAGGCCGCCGCCTGTAAGGACCGCAGCGGCGCGATCCTGCCGCATGTCGGCACCCTGGACGCCGCCCGCGACATGGACGTACTGCGCGCAGCCCTCGGCGACGACAAGCTCACCTACCTCGGCTGGTCCTACGGCACCTACCTCGGCACGGTCTACGGCGAGCTGTTCCCGCGCCGGGTCCGCGCCCTCGTCCTCGACGCCGCGGCCGACCCCGCACTCGACTGGTCCGAGGCCGCCCTCCAGCAGGCCACGGGCTTCCGGAAGTCGGTGGAGGACTACGCCGGGCAATGCGCCTCCGTGGTCGGGGACGCCTGCCCCGCCGCCACCCCGGACGGCATCCGCACGGTGATCACCGACCTGTACGCGCGGGTCTCCAAGCGCCCGCTGCGCATCAAGGGCACCGAAGAGCGGCTCGACCAGGCCATGCTGCACACCGCCGTCAGCATGTCGATGTACTCGCCCGAGTCCCAGTGGCAGCCCCTGTCCGAGGCGCTTCGCGCCGCACAGCAGGGCGACGGGACGAAACTCGCCGAGATCGCTGACCCCGGTATATCGGCTCAGGACGAAAGCTCCGACAGCTCCGACAGCTCCGGATCCGGTCCCGGCGCCACCGACGACCAGCCCCCGGGCAACTCCTCCGACGCCCTCATCGCCGTCAACTGCCTCGACCAGCCGCACCCCAGGGACCCGCAGCCCTACTGGGACCTGCTCGACCGGGCGAACCGCGAGGCCGGCGCCTTCGGCACCTCGGGCGTCCTCGCCGAGCTCATCTGCAAGGACTGGCCCGCCGGACCGCAGAAGCCGCACCGCGTCCAGGCCGAGGGCCTCCCCCCGGCCCTGGTCGTCGGCACCACCGGCGACCCGGCCACGCCCTACGAGTGGTCGAAGAACCTCGCCGCCCAGCTGCCCGGCGGCATGCTGCTCACCTTCCGGGGTCCGGGCCACACCGCCTACGGCCGCAGCGCCTGCGTCACCGACGCCGTGGACGCCTACCTCCTCGACCTCAAGCCGGTCCCGGACGGGAAGACCTGCTGA
- a CDS encoding serine/threonine-protein kinase, with translation MPTDLIPDSSLARTVFQPLQPEDPGEVGGYRLHARLGAGGMGRVYLSYTPGGRPVALKTVRPEFATDPEFRRRFAHEVANARRIHGLYTAQVIDSGADAEVPWLATAYVPGPSLQQVVREHGALPVRTVLLLMGGVAEALQAIHGVGVVHRDLKPANVLLAADGPRVIDFGIARAADAVALTGTGFRIGSPAFMAPEQALGRPATPATDVFALGALAAYVAGGTPPFGEGPETAVLYRVVNEQPGLDRVPGDLRALLLRCLAKRPEDRPTPAEIIEGARTHPAVGGQLRFADDWLPVGVSTDITRRCDLRQHLPTAVSPTSVPAQAPPGSFGAPHPPTRMSTAPLPTPPATVAAPAPPEQAKPRRRRRKGASWKTVLVVALVMALGGAVGGMLLVSTADQTLEDTESSDDTSPGAAASTVTYAAAYTETVLTAPDDSYDFDITTGTLTPARSTPWAVGHDADGFLSPPDSDASITPSGRPTPAECGAAIDRQPATALAFGDLPAGRAFCVRSRSTHDIAIVRVITVADSGPVTISMDYYRNGN, from the coding sequence ATGCCCACCGATCTGATCCCGGACTCCTCGCTCGCGCGAACGGTCTTCCAGCCGTTGCAGCCCGAGGACCCGGGCGAAGTGGGCGGCTACCGGCTGCACGCCCGGCTCGGGGCCGGCGGGATGGGGCGGGTCTACCTGTCGTACACACCCGGCGGCCGGCCGGTGGCCCTGAAGACGGTCCGGCCGGAGTTCGCAACTGACCCGGAGTTCCGGCGGCGGTTCGCGCACGAGGTGGCCAACGCCCGGCGGATCCACGGGCTGTACACCGCGCAGGTGATCGACTCCGGTGCGGACGCCGAGGTGCCCTGGCTGGCCACCGCGTACGTGCCGGGCCCGTCGCTGCAGCAGGTGGTACGGGAACACGGCGCGCTGCCGGTGCGCACGGTGCTGCTCCTGATGGGCGGGGTCGCGGAGGCACTGCAGGCGATCCACGGCGTCGGGGTGGTGCACCGGGATCTCAAGCCCGCCAACGTGCTGCTCGCGGCCGACGGACCGCGCGTGATCGACTTCGGCATCGCCCGCGCGGCCGACGCCGTCGCGCTGACCGGCACCGGGTTCCGGATCGGCTCCCCCGCCTTCATGGCGCCCGAGCAGGCCCTGGGCCGGCCGGCCACCCCCGCGACGGACGTCTTCGCGCTGGGCGCGCTGGCAGCCTACGTAGCGGGCGGCACCCCGCCGTTCGGTGAGGGGCCGGAAACCGCGGTGCTGTACCGCGTGGTGAACGAGCAACCCGGTCTCGACCGCGTCCCGGGCGACCTGCGCGCGCTGCTGCTGCGCTGCCTGGCGAAGCGGCCCGAGGACCGGCCGACTCCCGCCGAGATCATCGAGGGCGCCCGCACCCACCCCGCCGTGGGCGGGCAGTTGCGCTTCGCCGACGACTGGCTGCCCGTGGGGGTCAGCACCGACATCACCCGCCGCTGCGACCTGCGGCAGCACCTTCCCACGGCCGTCTCCCCCACCTCCGTTCCCGCCCAGGCACCGCCCGGCTCCTTCGGCGCCCCGCACCCCCCGACCCGGATGTCGACCGCCCCGCTGCCCACACCGCCGGCGACCGTTGCCGCTCCGGCGCCACCCGAGCAGGCCAAGCCCCGCCGCCGTCGCCGCAAGGGCGCGTCCTGGAAGACGGTGCTCGTGGTGGCGCTGGTGATGGCGCTCGGCGGCGCGGTCGGCGGCATGCTTCTCGTCAGCACAGCCGACCAGACCCTCGAAGACACGGAATCGTCCGACGACACCAGCCCCGGCGCGGCGGCGAGCACGGTCACGTACGCCGCGGCGTACACCGAGACGGTCCTGACCGCACCCGACGACTCGTACGACTTCGACATCACCACCGGCACGCTCACACCCGCACGGTCCACCCCGTGGGCCGTGGGGCACGACGCCGACGGGTTCCTGAGCCCCCCGGACAGCGACGCCTCCATCACCCCCAGCGGCCGGCCGACCCCGGCCGAGTGTGGGGCGGCCATCGACCGGCAACCGGCGACGGCCCTCGCCTTCGGCGACCTGCCGGCCGGACGAGCCTTCTGTGTGCGCTCACGGAGCACTCACGACATCGCGATCGTGCGAGTGATCACGGTGGCCGACAGCGGTCCGGTGACGATCTCGATGGACTACTACCGCAACGGCAACTGA
- a CDS encoding aspartyl protease family protein translates to MVRITGPSHKTVEVLALIDTGATASSMDTALAKDLGFDLAATPQLSTQPNRTHTVAPDTAIRVRSAMTRYERPRTEVSCRCGSSPSRSSPDRCRPP, encoded by the coding sequence ATGGTTCGCATCACCGGCCCGTCCCACAAGACGGTCGAGGTGCTGGCGCTGATCGACACGGGTGCCACGGCCTCGTCGATGGACACCGCGCTGGCAAAGGACCTTGGTTTCGATCTCGCTGCGACGCCCCAGTTGTCGACCCAGCCGAACAGGACCCACACGGTGGCACCCGACACGGCGATCAGGGTGAGGTCGGCGATGACTCGGTACGAACGGCCCCGCACGGAGGTCAGTTGCCGTTGCGGTAGTAGTCCATCGAGATCGTCACCGGACCGCTGTCGGCCACCGTGA
- a CDS encoding RNA polymerase subunit sigma-70: MVLRRAYRCRSLSEEPTARGRAEDAVQETMIRAWQNIERFEGRSSLRSWVYRIATNVCLDALAAGRRRALPMDLLEPSSGASSPGDPEDAALWIGPCPGGGPEAAATAGESVRLAFIALLQHLPPKQRATLILRDVMAFSAREVAELHSSTVASVNSALQRARATLAAHRGHLDDSGTRPPDAVRRMLAERYAMAFSRYDMEELNMLLHVDATLCLPPYAKWMRGVPDIQAWLTGPAVGCRGSRLIPTTANGTPAFGQYRPSPDGTGYEPWALQVIEFSGNRITGINAFRDTERLFPLFGLPARIDPDSSVERLKDPV, translated from the coding sequence CTGGTCCTTCGTCGTGCGTATCGTTGCCGCAGCCTCAGCGAGGAGCCGACCGCACGAGGCCGCGCCGAGGACGCCGTGCAGGAGACGATGATCCGGGCCTGGCAGAACATCGAGCGGTTCGAGGGACGTTCGTCGTTGCGGTCGTGGGTCTACCGCATCGCGACCAACGTGTGCCTGGACGCCTTGGCAGCGGGCAGGCGGCGGGCTCTACCGATGGACCTCTTGGAGCCTTCGTCCGGAGCCTCGTCCCCAGGAGACCCGGAGGACGCCGCCCTGTGGATCGGGCCCTGTCCCGGCGGGGGCCCCGAGGCGGCGGCGACGGCGGGCGAGTCGGTACGACTGGCGTTCATCGCCCTGCTCCAGCACCTGCCGCCCAAGCAGCGGGCCACGCTCATCCTCCGGGACGTGATGGCCTTCTCGGCCCGCGAGGTGGCCGAGCTGCACAGCTCGACCGTTGCCTCGGTCAACAGCGCTCTCCAGCGGGCCCGAGCCACACTCGCCGCACACCGTGGCCACCTCGACGACTCCGGCACCCGGCCCCCCGACGCCGTCCGCCGGATGCTGGCCGAGCGGTACGCGATGGCCTTCTCCCGCTACGACATGGAGGAGCTGAACATGCTGCTCCACGTCGACGCCACCCTGTGCCTGCCCCCGTACGCGAAGTGGATGCGCGGCGTCCCCGACATCCAGGCGTGGCTGACCGGCCCCGCCGTCGGCTGCCGCGGCTCCCGTCTGATCCCGACCACGGCGAACGGCACCCCCGCCTTCGGCCAGTACCGGCCGAGCCCAGACGGAACGGGTTACGAACCCTGGGCACTCCAGGTCATCGAATTCTCCGGCAACCGCATCACCGGCATCAACGCCTTCCGCGACACCGAGCGCTTGTTCCCCCTCTTCGGCCTGCCCGCACGTATCGACCCGGACTCCTCCGTTGAACGCCTGAAGGACCCTGTATGA